Proteins from a genomic interval of Chryseobacterium indologenes:
- a CDS encoding amidohydrolase family protein, producing MQFPYQLTAKGKYSLKNVRLETGFEYENEEVTGTKTDLFSIEIEDGKIQAVKSNEHSSNAIDAKGYLMLPAFRDMHIHLDKTWYGLPWQTLSPKRKTVKDMIAYEQEIIPELLKTSVERAEQLISLLQHYGTHFVRTHFNIDPTSGLKSLEHLEQALNSKKDSFKTELVAFPQHGIYYTDTVPLLKEAAQMKSVDFIGGLDPFSIDGSIEKVMDFTVQLALDHHKGIDIHLHEAGESGIKTINYLIDKAIENPELQGKTFVSHAFALGHLSPKETEQIAERLAEGKVGIASSIPFRGTIMPVPTLKKYGVNVLVGNDNVQDYWSTFGSGNMLQKANLIAELYGYATEFALSRALQFATQSILPLDDKGNQQWPKPGDEAAIVLADASCSAEAVSRISPIEALMNDGNLFWRK from the coding sequence ATGCAATTTCCCTATCAATTAACTGCAAAAGGAAAATATTCCCTGAAAAATGTCCGCCTGGAAACAGGTTTTGAATACGAAAATGAAGAGGTAACCGGAACAAAAACAGATCTTTTCAGTATCGAAATTGAAGACGGGAAAATACAAGCAGTAAAATCTAACGAACATTCTTCTAACGCAATTGATGCGAAAGGATATCTGATGCTTCCGGCTTTCAGAGATATGCATATCCATTTGGATAAAACATGGTACGGACTTCCATGGCAAACGCTTTCCCCAAAAAGAAAAACGGTGAAGGATATGATTGCCTACGAACAGGAAATCATCCCTGAACTGTTGAAGACTTCAGTGGAAAGAGCAGAGCAGCTGATCAGTTTATTACAGCATTACGGAACCCATTTTGTCAGAACCCATTTCAATATTGACCCCACTTCAGGATTGAAATCTCTGGAGCATCTGGAACAGGCCCTGAACAGTAAGAAAGATTCTTTTAAAACAGAATTGGTCGCCTTTCCTCAACATGGAATCTATTATACGGATACTGTTCCTTTACTGAAAGAAGCCGCACAAATGAAAAGTGTTGATTTTATAGGGGGATTGGATCCGTTCAGTATCGACGGAAGTATTGAAAAGGTAATGGATTTCACTGTACAATTAGCGTTAGATCATCATAAAGGAATTGATATCCATCTTCATGAAGCAGGAGAGTCCGGAATAAAGACCATCAATTATCTTATCGATAAAGCAATCGAGAATCCTGAATTACAAGGTAAGACTTTTGTAAGCCATGCTTTTGCGCTGGGACATCTTTCACCAAAAGAAACAGAGCAGATTGCTGAAAGACTGGCAGAAGGTAAAGTGGGAATCGCATCATCGATACCTTTCAGAGGAACCATTATGCCTGTTCCGACATTGAAGAAATATGGGGTAAATGTTTTAGTAGGAAATGATAATGTACAGGACTATTGGAGTACTTTCGGATCTGGCAACATGCTTCAGAAAGCAAATCTTATTGCAGAATTATATGGTTATGCCACAGAATTTGCATTGTCAAGGGCTTTACAGTTTGCCACTCAAAGTATTCTTCCTTTGGATGATAAAGGAAACCAGCAATGGCCGAAGCCCGGAGATGAGGCGGCTATTGTTTTGGCTGATGCGTCATGTTCTGCAGAAGCTGTTTCCAGAATCTCACCGATAGAAGCCCTGATGAATGACGGGAATCTGTTTTGGAGAAAATAA
- a CDS encoding helix-turn-helix domain-containing protein: MSYHTDHFPILGIQEFSENQLMGCNLLFNELYGARSIDDPHKHDFFIINLFEHGVGSHTIDFTEYQIKNHQIHLVFPDQVHQWVIEKETIGYQLMISRDWFESFLPSLRFSASYYQNHPVINLSKDVFETFRYEFKAIQKELTGEKVFWELIQKRSELIGLLVSQCMEGAFKDFEMYHSNPIISRFLQLIDEHFKTERSVSFYADKLNISANYLNIVCKKNLNSSASSLIQDRILLEAKRLLKVSEMSVKDIVYDLGFYDHASFSKFFKAQTGMTPSQFKE, encoded by the coding sequence GTGAGTTATCATACAGATCATTTTCCTATTTTAGGAATTCAGGAGTTCAGCGAAAATCAGCTTATGGGCTGTAATTTGTTGTTTAATGAACTTTACGGGGCACGTTCCATCGATGATCCCCATAAACACGATTTTTTTATCATCAACCTTTTTGAGCACGGAGTAGGTTCCCACACGATAGATTTTACGGAATATCAGATAAAAAACCATCAGATTCATCTTGTTTTTCCGGATCAGGTTCATCAATGGGTTATTGAAAAGGAAACGATAGGATACCAGCTGATGATCAGCAGGGATTGGTTTGAAAGCTTTCTGCCTTCATTGAGGTTTTCCGCTTCTTATTACCAGAATCATCCGGTTATTAACCTTTCAAAGGACGTTTTTGAAACTTTCCGGTATGAATTTAAAGCTATTCAAAAAGAACTGACAGGCGAAAAAGTCTTTTGGGAGCTTATCCAGAAAAGGAGTGAGCTTATTGGGCTATTGGTAAGCCAGTGTATGGAAGGTGCCTTTAAAGATTTTGAAATGTATCATTCCAATCCTATCATCTCCAGATTTTTGCAGCTGATTGATGAGCATTTTAAAACGGAAAGGTCCGTATCTTTCTATGCTGATAAGCTGAACATTTCTGCCAATTATCTGAATATTGTCTGCAAGAAGAACCTGAATTCCTCCGCTTCGTCATTGATTCAGGACCGTATTTTACTGGAAGCAAAACGGCTTTTGAAAGTCTCGGAAATGTCTGTGAAAGACATTGTATATGATCTTGGCTTTTACGACCATGCCAGCTTTTCAAAATTCTTCAAAGCACAAACAGGGATGACGCCTTCTCAGTTTAAAGAATAA
- a CDS encoding ankyrin repeat domain-containing protein — translation MKILVFLLAFGSLNACEVKSDSHSKENIMQQTRITDLVKKNDLTGVKSALENGTDVNTQDKKGRSLLLIATLENKPEMAKLLISHKADVNLQDKQLDSPFLYAGASGQTELVRLFLENGARFDVFNRYNGTALIPACERGHVETVKVLVKTKGFPVNHVNRLGWTALMEAVILGNGSQKYQEIVQILKDNGADLNIPDHSGKMPLQHAESLGFKEIAAILRS, via the coding sequence ATGAAAATCCTGGTATTTCTTTTGGCGTTTGGAAGCCTGAATGCCTGTGAAGTGAAATCTGATAGTCATTCAAAAGAAAATATTATGCAACAGACCCGTATTACAGATCTGGTAAAGAAAAATGATCTTACTGGCGTAAAGTCGGCTTTGGAGAACGGTACTGATGTGAATACCCAGGACAAAAAAGGACGTTCTTTACTTTTGATAGCTACCCTGGAAAATAAACCGGAAATGGCAAAGCTTCTGATTTCCCATAAAGCAGATGTTAACCTTCAGGATAAGCAGCTGGACAGTCCGTTTTTGTATGCCGGAGCAAGTGGACAAACAGAATTGGTCAGATTATTTCTGGAAAACGGAGCGCGTTTTGATGTTTTCAACAGGTATAACGGTACCGCTTTGATTCCTGCCTGTGAGCGTGGACATGTGGAAACGGTGAAAGTATTGGTGAAAACAAAAGGCTTCCCGGTCAATCATGTTAACCGTTTAGGCTGGACCGCCTTAATGGAAGCCGTAATTCTTGGAAACGGCTCGCAAAAATATCAGGAAATTGTACAGATCTTAAAAGATAACGGTGCGGATCTCAATATTCCTGACCATTCTGGAAAAATGCCTTTGCAGCATGCAGAATCATTGGGTTTTAAAGAGATTGCCGCAATCTTAAGATCTTAA